A genome region from Actinobacillus arthritidis includes the following:
- the hisC gene encoding histidinol-phosphate transaminase: MQFINIANQGVKSLSPYQAGKPIEELERELGISNIIKLASNENPFGFPESAKQAIISQLNDLTRYPDANGFELKEAISKKFGVQANQITLGNGSNDLLELFAHTFASEQDEIIYSQYAFIVYPLVTKAINAVAREIPAKNWGHDLEAFLAAINEKTKLIFIANPNNPTGNFLTEAEIDAFLAKVPANVIVVLDEAYTEFTEASERVDSFGLLAKYPNLIVSRSLSKAYGLAGLRIGYAVSNAEIADLLNRVRQPFNCNSLALASAIAVMNDDAFVEKVAENNRQEMQRYEAFCQAQGLDYIPSKGNFITIDFKRPATPIYEALLREGVIVRPIAGYGMPNHLRISIGLPQENDRLFVALVKVLG; the protein is encoded by the coding sequence ATGCAATTTATCAACATCGCCAATCAGGGCGTGAAATCTCTTTCTCCTTACCAAGCAGGCAAACCGATTGAAGAGTTAGAGCGTGAACTTGGTATCAGCAATATCATTAAATTGGCTTCTAATGAAAACCCGTTCGGGTTCCCGGAAAGTGCCAAACAAGCGATTATTAGTCAATTAAATGATCTCACTCGTTATCCGGATGCAAACGGCTTTGAATTAAAAGAAGCGATTTCAAAAAAATTCGGCGTACAAGCTAATCAAATTACCTTAGGTAACGGTTCAAATGATTTATTGGAGTTATTTGCACATACTTTTGCCAGCGAACAAGATGAAATCATCTATTCGCAATATGCCTTTATCGTATATCCGTTAGTGACTAAAGCAATTAATGCGGTGGCACGTGAAATTCCGGCAAAAAATTGGGGACATGATTTAGAGGCGTTTCTTGCGGCTATCAATGAAAAAACCAAACTAATTTTTATTGCCAATCCGAATAATCCGACTGGTAATTTCTTAACTGAAGCGGAAATTGATGCTTTCTTAGCGAAAGTACCGGCAAATGTGATTGTAGTATTAGATGAAGCATATACCGAATTTACAGAGGCTTCCGAACGTGTTGATTCATTTGGTTTATTGGCAAAATATCCGAATTTAATTGTTTCTCGTTCACTTTCAAAAGCCTATGGACTTGCCGGATTACGAATCGGTTATGCCGTATCTAACGCAGAAATTGCCGATTTACTCAACCGTGTGCGTCAGCCGTTTAACTGTAATAGCCTTGCATTGGCTTCAGCGATTGCGGTGATGAATGACGATGCTTTTGTAGAAAAAGTCGCGGAGAATAATCGCCAAGAAATGCAACGTTATGAAGCATTCTGCCAAGCACAAGGGTTGGACTATATTCCGTCCAAAGGTAACTTTATTACGATTGATTTCAAACGTCCGGCGACACCGATTTATGAAGCCTTATTACGTGAAGGTGTAATTGTTCGTCCGATTGCAGGTTATGGTATGCCGAATCATTTACGGATCAGTATCGGTTTACCGCAAGAAAATGACCGCTTGTTTGTCGCATTAGTAAAAGTATTAGGCTAA
- a CDS encoding MurR/RpiR family transcriptional regulator, whose product MSARGKILDTIGALQTSLTKTEKKIASAILAQPEILSQNSLSEVAKQLDVGEATFIRFCRTLGFKGYTDFKLDLAIELATQEKHSNSIFDTDVSEADTPKEIAVKLQSSLNNVIAETINLLDFQELEKVVKTLQKAERIFLFGVGSSGLTAEDAKHKLMRIGLQTDAVTNNHFMYMQASLLREGDVVIGISHSGYSEEVISSLRIARKNNAKTVAITHHIRSPITNVADYVLINGNRQGHMQGDSIGTKMAQLFVLDLIYALLVKAEPEKSIQQKQKTLDVILEQRVHGR is encoded by the coding sequence ATGTCTGCTCGAGGAAAAATCTTAGATACCATTGGTGCTTTGCAAACCAGTTTAACCAAAACAGAAAAGAAAATTGCCTCAGCGATTTTGGCTCAACCTGAAATTTTAAGCCAAAATTCACTTTCCGAAGTTGCTAAACAGCTAGATGTAGGAGAAGCCACGTTTATTCGATTTTGTCGAACCTTAGGATTTAAGGGGTACACAGATTTTAAACTGGATTTGGCAATCGAATTAGCAACACAGGAAAAACATAGCAATTCAATATTTGATACGGATGTATCTGAAGCGGATACACCTAAAGAGATTGCAGTCAAGTTACAAAGTAGTCTGAATAATGTGATTGCTGAAACCATAAATTTACTTGATTTTCAAGAACTTGAGAAAGTAGTAAAAACATTACAAAAAGCGGAACGAATCTTTTTATTTGGGGTGGGTTCTTCCGGTCTTACGGCAGAAGATGCAAAGCATAAGTTGATGCGGATTGGATTACAAACTGATGCGGTCACTAATAACCACTTTATGTATATGCAAGCTTCATTATTGCGTGAGGGCGATGTAGTGATTGGCATTAGTCATTCAGGTTACTCCGAAGAAGTGATTAGTTCATTACGTATTGCACGTAAAAACAACGCAAAAACGGTGGCAATTACCCATCATATACGTTCTCCGATTACCAATGTTGCTGATTATGTATTAATCAATGGTAACCGCCAAGGGCATATGCAAGGCGATTCTATTGGTACTAAAATGGCACAATTGTTTGTGCTTGATTTGATTTATGCGTTGTTAGTGAAAGCAGAGCCGGAAAAATCTATTCAACAAAAACAAAAAACGTTGGATGTGATTTTGGAACAACGTGTTCACGGCCGATAA
- the serC gene encoding 3-phosphoserine/phosphohydroxythreonine transaminase encodes MTQVYNFSAGPAMMPKAVLEQAQQELLNWQDQGTSVMEVSHRGKFFMELATQSEQDLRQVYNIPDNYKILFLQGGARGQFAAIPMNLIGEKGKALYLNSGHWSATAAKEARNFCEIDEINIVEKDQSGIISVTRTDFSDIADQYDYVHYCPNETISGVEIHEIPNVGNAVLVADMSSNILARKLDISKFGLIYAGAQKNLGPAGITIVIVREDLIGKARTATPSIWNYATQVNADSMINTPPTFAWYLCSLVFKHLIKEGGLATVEQRNAAKAELLYNYLDNSSFYRNYIAEANRSVMNVTFTTDNDELNAKFVAEATACGLHALKGHKVLGGMRASIYNAMPIEGVEALIRFMDKFAQENA; translated from the coding sequence ATGACACAAGTTTATAATTTCAGTGCAGGCCCGGCAATGATGCCTAAAGCCGTCTTGGAACAAGCTCAACAAGAATTATTGAATTGGCAAGATCAGGGGACTTCGGTGATGGAAGTCAGCCACCGTGGTAAATTCTTTATGGAATTGGCGACTCAATCGGAGCAAGATTTACGTCAAGTATATAATATTCCGGATAACTATAAGATTTTGTTCTTACAAGGCGGAGCAAGAGGACAATTTGCCGCAATTCCTATGAATCTAATAGGCGAAAAAGGTAAAGCGTTATATCTAAATAGTGGTCATTGGTCTGCGACAGCGGCAAAAGAGGCTCGTAACTTCTGTGAGATTGACGAGATTAATATCGTTGAAAAAGATCAAAGCGGTATTATTTCGGTGACGCGTACCGATTTTAGTGATATTGCTGATCAATATGATTATGTCCATTATTGCCCGAATGAAACGATTAGCGGGGTGGAAATCCACGAGATTCCAAATGTCGGTAATGCGGTATTAGTCGCGGATATGTCGTCTAATATTCTTGCTCGTAAATTAGATATCAGTAAATTTGGCTTAATTTATGCAGGTGCGCAAAAAAATCTAGGGCCAGCTGGCATTACCATTGTGATTGTGCGTGAAGATCTGATTGGTAAAGCTCGCACGGCAACTCCTTCGATTTGGAACTATGCAACGCAAGTGAATGCGGATTCAATGATCAATACACCGCCTACATTTGCTTGGTATTTATGTTCATTAGTCTTTAAGCATTTAATTAAAGAAGGCGGTTTAGCGACAGTTGAACAACGTAATGCGGCAAAAGCGGAATTGCTTTATAACTACTTGGACAACAGTTCTTTCTATCGCAATTATATTGCGGAAGCAAATCGTTCAGTAATGAATGTGACGTTTACCACCGATAATGACGAATTAAATGCAAAATTTGTGGCAGAAGCGACCGCTTGTGGGTTACACGCCTTAAAAGGACACAAAGTGTTAGGGGGTATGCGTGCCTCAATTTATAACGCAATGCCGATTGAAGGCGTGGAAGCGTTAATTCGATTTATGGATAAATTTGCACAAGAAAATGCATAA